A section of the Solitalea canadensis DSM 3403 genome encodes:
- a CDS encoding PG1828 family lipoprotein, translating to MKKVFALMLAAGMFAVVACGEGKKAEGSADSVAVDSAQSATVDSLANSVDSTKAVDSAAVDTAAKK from the coding sequence ATGAAAAAAGTATTTGCATTAATGTTAGCTGCTGGTATGTTCGCAGTAGTTGCTTGCGGTGAAGGTAAAAAAGCTGAAGGTTCTGCTGATTCAGTTGCTGTTGATTCTGCTCAATCTGCAACTGTTGATTCATTAGCTAATTCAGTAGACTCTACTAAAGCTGTTGACTCTGCTGCTGTTGATACAGCTGCTAAAAAATAA
- the der gene encoding ribosome biogenesis GTPase Der, with amino-acid sequence MSNIVAIVGRPNVGKSTLFNRLTETRKAIVDDMSGVTRDRHYGKAEWLGREFIVIDTGGYVANSEDVFETAIREQVMIAIEEASVIIFMVDVTTGVTDLEDDVANILRRSKKPVFVVANKVDNTKLVHESAVFYSFGLGEVYNLSSMTGSGTGELLDDIIAKFEPDAEDTTSDLPKFAIVGRPNVGKSSIINAFLGHDRNIVTPIAGTTRDSIHIHYKQFGHEFMLIDTAGLRKKTKVKENIEFYSVMRTIKALEEADVCILMVDATAGIESQDINIFHLAEKNRKGIVLLINKWDLIAKDHKTMKQFEEAIKQKIAPFTDVPIVFTSVTEKQRIFKAIEVAQEVYTNKTKKIPTSKLNDVMLEVIEHYPPPSTKGKHIKIKYITQLPGSAPTFAFFCNLPQYIKEPYKRYLENKLRENFDFTGVPVTIYFRQK; translated from the coding sequence ATGAGCAATATTGTAGCTATAGTTGGTCGCCCGAATGTAGGCAAGTCCACCTTATTTAATCGTTTAACCGAAACCCGCAAAGCCATTGTTGACGATATGAGCGGCGTAACCCGCGACCGTCATTATGGAAAAGCTGAATGGTTAGGACGTGAGTTTATCGTGATCGACACCGGAGGTTATGTGGCCAACTCCGAAGATGTTTTTGAAACAGCCATCCGTGAGCAGGTAATGATCGCTATTGAAGAAGCATCCGTTATCATTTTTATGGTTGATGTAACTACTGGCGTAACTGACTTGGAAGATGACGTGGCAAACATTCTTCGCCGCTCTAAAAAGCCGGTTTTTGTAGTTGCCAACAAAGTAGATAATACCAAACTGGTTCACGAATCAGCTGTATTTTATTCATTTGGATTAGGCGAAGTGTACAATCTTTCTTCAATGACAGGAAGCGGTACTGGAGAATTATTGGATGACATTATAGCCAAATTCGAACCTGATGCTGAAGACACCACAAGTGATTTACCTAAATTCGCAATCGTTGGTCGTCCAAATGTGGGAAAATCGTCCATTATTAACGCCTTTTTAGGTCACGACCGTAACATTGTTACTCCAATTGCAGGAACAACACGAGATTCAATCCATATCCATTACAAACAGTTTGGTCATGAATTCATGTTAATCGATACTGCTGGTCTTCGCAAGAAAACCAAAGTAAAGGAAAACATTGAATTCTACTCAGTTATGCGTACCATCAAAGCTTTGGAAGAAGCAGATGTTTGTATTTTGATGGTGGATGCCACTGCAGGCATTGAATCTCAGGATATTAATATTTTCCATCTAGCAGAAAAAAACAGAAAAGGTATTGTATTGCTGATCAACAAATGGGACCTGATCGCCAAGGATCATAAAACCATGAAGCAGTTTGAGGAAGCAATTAAACAAAAAATAGCTCCTTTTACTGACGTGCCTATTGTTTTTACTTCAGTAACGGAGAAACAACGCATTTTCAAAGCAATTGAGGTTGCACAAGAAGTGTATACTAACAAAACCAAGAAAATACCTACTTCAAAACTTAATGATGTAATGCTGGAAGTGATTGAACACTATCCACCACCATCAACAAAAGGTAAACACATTAAGATAAAATACATTACGCAACTGCCGGGCTCAGCTCCTACTTTTGCGTTCTTCTGTAATTTACCTCAGTATATTAAAGAACCTTACAAGCGTTACTTAGAGAACAAACTTCGTGAGAACTTTGATTTTACAGGTGTTCCGGTAACGATCTATTTCAGACAGAAATAA
- a CDS encoding S41 family peptidase: MSATKNNARIALIAALMMAGGMVVGSRMGDTSTSDLNFSFPFSARSVDKMSRILQVIQDRYVDTVDIDKVEQQSIEAVMSRLDPHSQYVTPDEYKILSESLDGNFDGIGIEFHMLKDTLLIVNVVPDGPSAEAGLIAGDKIVNVNEKSIVKASNADIFKVLRGPSGTTVNLGIKRYGQAALQQFSITRGKVPYNSIETSYMLNEQTGYIKIARFAATTHKEFLKSMEKLEQQGLKSLVLDLRGNGGGYLRAAIAIADEFLPNGQLIVYTQGRKQAKEEYFATGSGEFEKGNLVVLIDENSASASEIVAGALQDTERATIIGRRSFGKGLVQDQVLFPDGSALRLTVARYYTPLGRCIQKSYSAGIESYKNEVDERLKHGELFNADSNKIAFVNAPKYITPSGKTLFGGGGIMPDNFIPVDTSAGSALYNYISYKGLVVDYAYDYMEKNYSMLKSYTSLEDFVKSFEIADNDVKELMKLAREQKINVNDTDLKRSKGLIKQQIKALIARRYWKDEGFYKVINSNDQVVLRSISNTVQTVAGNVSAK; the protein is encoded by the coding sequence ATGAGCGCTACTAAAAATAATGCCCGAATTGCGTTGATTGCAGCCTTAATGATGGCTGGAGGGATGGTTGTGGGGTCTAGAATGGGCGATACCTCTACATCTGACCTCAACTTTAGTTTCCCTTTCAGTGCAAGGTCTGTAGATAAAATGAGTCGGATCTTACAAGTAATTCAAGACAGGTATGTTGACACGGTTGATATCGATAAAGTAGAGCAACAATCGATCGAAGCTGTAATGTCAAGGCTCGACCCACATTCGCAATATGTAACCCCGGATGAATATAAGATACTGTCGGAATCTTTAGATGGCAATTTTGACGGAATAGGCATAGAATTTCACATGCTGAAAGATACATTGCTAATTGTGAATGTAGTGCCTGATGGTCCATCTGCTGAAGCTGGTTTAATAGCCGGAGATAAGATTGTCAATGTGAATGAAAAGAGCATTGTAAAAGCCTCCAATGCAGATATATTCAAGGTTTTAAGAGGTCCTTCCGGTACAACCGTAAATTTAGGCATCAAGCGCTACGGACAAGCTGCGTTGCAACAGTTTAGTATTACCCGTGGAAAGGTTCCGTACAATAGTATTGAAACCTCTTACATGCTTAATGAGCAAACAGGTTATATTAAGATTGCCCGTTTCGCTGCTACTACTCATAAAGAATTTTTGAAGTCAATGGAAAAGTTGGAGCAACAAGGCTTAAAAAGTCTGGTGCTCGACTTACGTGGAAATGGAGGAGGCTACTTAAGGGCAGCGATCGCTATTGCTGACGAATTTTTGCCAAATGGACAGTTGATCGTTTATACGCAAGGACGTAAGCAGGCTAAAGAAGAATATTTTGCGACAGGTTCGGGAGAATTCGAAAAAGGAAACCTGGTAGTTCTTATTGATGAAAATTCAGCTTCTGCCAGTGAAATTGTTGCGGGTGCTTTACAAGATACTGAACGAGCTACTATCATTGGTCGCCGCTCATTCGGTAAAGGCTTAGTTCAGGATCAGGTATTATTTCCTGATGGTTCGGCATTGCGGTTGACCGTAGCACGTTATTATACCCCACTTGGCCGTTGTATTCAAAAGTCATACTCGGCAGGGATTGAGAGTTATAAGAATGAAGTGGATGAGCGTTTAAAGCATGGAGAACTGTTTAATGCAGATAGTAACAAGATTGCATTTGTTAATGCACCAAAGTACATAACACCATCAGGAAAGACTTTATTTGGCGGCGGCGGAATTATGCCAGATAATTTTATTCCAGTTGATACTTCTGCTGGCTCAGCTTTGTACAATTATATTTCCTACAAGGGATTAGTGGTTGATTATGCCTATGATTATATGGAGAAGAATTATAGTATGCTGAAATCCTACACCTCTTTGGAAGATTTTGTGAAAAGCTTTGAAATAGCTGATAATGATGTGAAAGAGCTAATGAAGTTGGCGCGCGAACAGAAGATCAATGTAAATGATACTGATTTAAAAAGAAGTAAAGGCTTAATAAAGCAACAGATAAAAGCTTTAATTGCCCGAAGGTACTGGAAAGATGAGGGCTTTTATAAAGTAATAAATAGCAACGACCAGGTAGTTTTAAGGTCGATAAGTAATACGGTGCAAACTGTGGCCGGAAATGTTTCGGCTAAGTAA